One part of the Marinobacterium rhizophilum genome encodes these proteins:
- the ileS gene encoding isoleucine--tRNA ligase produces the protein MTDYKATLNLPDSAFPMRGNLPQREPARLARWAEIDLYARLREAGKGREQFILHDGPPYANGSIHIGHAVNKVIKDMIVKSKTLSGFDAPYVPGWDCHGLPIEHKVETLIGRAGDKVPYSEFRQKCRDYAAEQVAGQKDDFIRLGVVGDWENPYLTMNFDTEANIVRALGRIIENGHLVKGYKPVYWSVVGQSALAEAEVEYQNKTSTAIDIRFTFADQDKVLALFDGAAGEGPVSVVIWTTTPWTIPANQAVSLHAELEYALVQVDINQGAERILIAADMVDEVMARWGIEPYQVLGTCSGTALEHMALAHPIYDRQVPVILGDHVTTDAGTGAVHTAPDHGVDDFVVGQQYGLGTLNLVQANGTYTDATGEFAGVHVYKADGPVVEALEREGKLVHLKRFEHSYPHCWRTKTPLIYRATPQWFISMDEKGLKTQALEAIKGVSWFPEWGQNRIEAMVEQSPDWCVSRQRTWGVPITVFTHKQTGELHPNTTGLIEQVATAIEAGGIDAWFELDAASLLGADADQYDKVTDTLDVWFDSGVTHHSVLRERAELRFPADLYLEGSDQHRGWFQSSLKTSIAINGCAPYKQVLTHGFTVDEKGYKMSKSLGNVIAPQEVTDTLGADILRLWVSATDYSGEMAVSKQILQRTADAYRRIRNTARFLLANLNGFEPARDSVAPEDMLALDRWAVDAAYRLQQKITAAYDSYRFLDVYQQVHHFCAQELGGFYLDIIKDRQYTTQADSLARRSCQTALYHIAEALTRWIAPILSFTAEEIHEVLPGEREDSVFLTTWYQGLFTLPADDAFGADFWRRVLGVKNAVNKCLEDARNEKLVKGSLAAEVTLYVDESLQADLARLGDELRFVLITSRAALAPLSEGTDARDTEVAGLKVAIAGSAHAKCGRCWHHREDIGRHAAHPQLCERCVDNVDGPGESRHYA, from the coding sequence CCAACGGCAGTATTCATATCGGTCATGCGGTCAACAAGGTCATCAAGGACATGATCGTCAAGTCCAAGACACTGTCGGGTTTTGATGCGCCCTACGTGCCGGGCTGGGACTGCCATGGCCTGCCGATCGAGCACAAGGTCGAGACCCTGATTGGCCGCGCCGGTGACAAGGTGCCCTACAGCGAGTTTCGCCAGAAGTGCCGTGACTATGCCGCCGAGCAGGTGGCGGGCCAGAAAGACGACTTTATCCGTCTGGGTGTCGTTGGCGACTGGGAAAACCCCTACCTGACGATGAACTTCGATACCGAAGCCAATATCGTGCGGGCGCTGGGCAGGATCATCGAGAACGGTCACCTGGTCAAGGGCTACAAGCCGGTGTACTGGAGCGTGGTGGGCCAGTCGGCCCTGGCCGAGGCCGAGGTCGAGTACCAGAACAAGACCTCCACGGCGATCGATATCCGCTTTACCTTTGCCGATCAGGACAAGGTGCTGGCGCTGTTTGATGGCGCTGCAGGCGAAGGTCCGGTGTCCGTGGTCATCTGGACCACAACCCCCTGGACCATTCCCGCCAACCAGGCGGTATCGCTGCACGCCGAGCTGGAGTACGCCCTGGTGCAGGTGGATATCAACCAGGGTGCCGAGCGTATCCTGATTGCCGCCGACATGGTGGACGAGGTCATGGCACGCTGGGGTATCGAGCCCTACCAGGTGCTGGGTACCTGCAGCGGTACCGCGCTGGAGCACATGGCACTGGCGCACCCGATCTACGACAGGCAGGTGCCGGTGATTCTGGGTGACCATGTCACCACCGATGCCGGTACCGGCGCTGTGCACACCGCGCCCGATCATGGCGTGGATGACTTCGTGGTTGGCCAGCAATATGGCCTGGGCACGCTGAACCTGGTGCAGGCCAACGGTACCTACACCGATGCCACCGGCGAGTTTGCCGGCGTGCACGTTTACAAGGCCGACGGCCCGGTGGTTGAAGCACTGGAGCGCGAAGGCAAGCTGGTACACCTGAAGCGCTTCGAGCACAGCTACCCGCACTGCTGGCGCACCAAGACGCCGCTGATTTACCGCGCCACGCCGCAGTGGTTCATCTCCATGGACGAAAAGGGTCTCAAGACCCAGGCGCTGGAAGCCATTAAGGGCGTGAGCTGGTTCCCCGAGTGGGGTCAGAACCGTATCGAGGCCATGGTCGAGCAGAGCCCGGACTGGTGTGTCTCCCGCCAGCGCACCTGGGGCGTGCCGATCACCGTGTTCACCCACAAGCAGACCGGTGAACTGCACCCCAATACAACCGGCCTGATCGAACAGGTGGCCACGGCCATCGAGGCGGGCGGTATCGATGCCTGGTTCGAACTGGATGCCGCCAGCCTGCTGGGCGCCGATGCCGATCAGTATGACAAGGTCACCGATACGCTGGATGTCTGGTTCGACTCCGGCGTAACGCATCACTCGGTGCTGCGTGAGCGCGCCGAGCTGCGTTTCCCGGCGGACCTGTACCTGGAAGGCTCGGACCAGCACCGTGGCTGGTTCCAGTCGTCCCTGAAAACATCGATTGCCATCAACGGCTGCGCGCCCTACAAGCAGGTGCTGACCCACGGTTTCACGGTGGACGAGAAGGGCTACAAGATGTCCAAGTCCCTCGGTAACGTGATTGCGCCGCAGGAAGTCACCGACACCCTGGGTGCCGATATTCTGCGTCTGTGGGTTTCCGCCACGGACTACTCCGGCGAAATGGCCGTCTCCAAGCAGATTCTGCAGCGTACCGCCGATGCCTACCGTCGCATCCGCAATACCGCCCGCTTCCTGCTGGCCAACCTGAACGGCTTCGAGCCGGCGCGTGACAGCGTGGCGCCTGAAGACATGCTGGCACTGGATCGCTGGGCGGTGGATGCGGCCTATCGTCTGCAGCAGAAGATCACGGCGGCCTACGACAGCTACCGTTTCCTCGATGTGTACCAGCAGGTGCATCACTTCTGCGCGCAGGAACTGGGCGGCTTCTACCTGGATATCATCAAGGATCGCCAGTACACCACCCAGGCCGACAGCCTGGCGCGTCGCTCCTGCCAGACGGCGCTCTATCATATTGCCGAAGCCCTGACGCGCTGGATCGCACCGATCCTGAGCTTCACCGCCGAAGAGATTCACGAAGTGCTGCCGGGCGAGCGTGAAGACAGTGTCTTCCTGACCACCTGGTACCAGGGGCTCTTTACCCTGCCGGCCGACGACGCCTTTGGTGCGGATTTCTGGCGCCGGGTGCTGGGCGTGAAAAACGCCGTCAACAAGTGCCTGGAAGATGCCCGCAACGAGAAACTGGTGAAAGGCTCCCTGGCGGCGGAAGTCACCCTCTATGTGGATGAGAGCCTGCAGGCGGATCTGGCGCGCCTGGGTGATGAGTTGCGCTTTGTGCTGATCACGTCCAGGGCCGCGCTGGCACCCTTGTCGGAAGGAACAGATGCCCGCGACACCGAGGTTGCAGGGCTGAAGGTCGCGATTGCAGGCTCAGCTCATGCCAAGTGCGGTCGCTGCTGGCACCACCGCGAGGATATCGGTCGCCACGCGGCGCATCCGCAGCTGTGCGAACGCTGTGTCGATAACGTCGACGGTCCTGGCGAAAGTCGCCACTACGCCTGA
- the lspA gene encoding signal peptidase II: protein MTMQRSRERITEPALPGSSLVWLWLSVLVVVLDQGSKWLAEAKLSYGIPNPVLPVFDLTLLYNRGAAFSFLADAGGWQRWFFALVALVVSVALVVWMKRTARVHWWLGMGLALLLGGALGNLYDRVALGHVVDFISLHYAGYYFPAFNLADSAITLGAVLLIIDTLFFEKSRSRN, encoded by the coding sequence ATGACCATGCAACGCAGTCGCGAACGTATCACGGAGCCGGCGTTGCCCGGCTCTTCACTGGTCTGGCTATGGTTGTCGGTGCTCGTTGTGGTGCTGGACCAGGGCAGCAAATGGCTGGCCGAGGCGAAGCTGAGCTACGGTATCCCCAATCCGGTACTGCCGGTGTTTGATCTGACACTGCTCTACAACCGGGGGGCGGCCTTCAGCTTCCTGGCGGATGCCGGCGGCTGGCAACGCTGGTTTTTTGCGCTGGTGGCGCTGGTGGTCAGCGTGGCGCTGGTGGTCTGGATGAAACGTACCGCCCGCGTGCACTGGTGGCTGGGCATGGGCCTGGCGCTGCTGCTGGGCGGGGCCCTGGGCAACCTGTACGACCGGGTGGCGCTGGGTCACGTGGTGGACTTTATCTCGCTGCACTACGCCGGTTATTACTTTCCGGCGTTCAACCTGGCCGACAGCGCCATCACCCTGGGCGCTGTACTGCTGATTATCGATACGCTGTTCTTCGAGAAGAGCCGTTCCCGGAACTAA
- a CDS encoding FKBP-type peptidyl-prolyl cis-trans isomerase: MSDKTIGPGATVTLHFAIKLEDGQLVDSNFESAPATFTLGDGNLLPGFEEPLIGLAAGSESTFTIVPEKGFGMPSPANIQRLPRAQFKDMELEPGLVVSFKEPGGELPGVVQSFDEQVVHIDFNHPLAGKTLLFDVKILQVA, from the coding sequence ATGAGTGACAAGACAATCGGGCCCGGTGCAACCGTGACCCTGCATTTCGCCATCAAGCTGGAAGATGGCCAGCTGGTGGATTCCAACTTCGAAAGCGCGCCGGCCACCTTTACCCTGGGTGATGGCAACCTGTTGCCGGGCTTTGAAGAGCCGCTGATAGGGCTGGCTGCAGGCAGCGAGTCGACCTTCACTATCGTGCCGGAAAAAGGCTTTGGCATGCCAAGCCCCGCCAATATCCAGCGCCTTCCCCGGGCGCAGTTCAAGGATATGGAACTCGAGCCCGGGCTGGTCGTCAGCTTTAAGGAACCTGGCGGTGAGCTGCCGGGCGTGGTGCAGTCCTTCGATGAGCAGGTGGTGCACATCGACTTCAACCACCCGCTGGCGGGCAAGACCCTGTTGTTCGATGTAAAAATACTGCAGGTCGCCTGA
- a CDS encoding type IV pilin protein has translation MNYSARGFTLIELMIVVVVISVIAMFAYPAYLDQVRKARRAEAQKVLMAGQISEERYRSYFNTYGDGTSLAAENLGMGTADFFTFGVTVPGASAATHYTLTASASGDQLKDSNCTVMTLDQSNVMSPAACWKR, from the coding sequence GTGAACTATTCCGCACGCGGCTTTACCCTGATCGAACTGATGATCGTTGTGGTCGTTATCAGTGTTATTGCCATGTTCGCCTACCCGGCCTACCTGGACCAGGTACGCAAAGCTCGCCGGGCCGAGGCGCAAAAAGTACTGATGGCCGGCCAGATTAGCGAAGAACGCTACCGTTCCTACTTCAACACCTACGGCGACGGCACCAGTCTGGCGGCCGAAAACCTCGGCATGGGCACGGCCGATTTCTTCACGTTCGGCGTCACGGTCCCGGGTGCATCTGCCGCCACTCACTATACCCTCACGGCCTCGGCCTCCGGCGATCAGCTCAAGGATAGCAACTGCACGGTCATGACCCTGGATCAGAGCAATGTCATGTCCCCGGCCGCCTGCTGGAAACGCTAG
- a CDS encoding GspH/FimT family pseudopilin, whose translation MARENLGMRAVLLSRRRAGFTLIELLVVLAVLAVFVALGIPSFNSVFDRHRVTGAAQALYADLQYARAESIKRNIDVAVNFNTGAWCYGLTDTAPFSDCDCSTASAANCTVNGQQYIVTDERFPGVSMASSLSGGSVSFDPTRGTLSPSGNISFTGDAAEQVRVTTYFIGRVRLCSPTGYAGYKSC comes from the coding sequence ATGGCGCGTGAGAATCTGGGAATGCGTGCTGTGTTACTTAGTCGCCGCCGGGCGGGTTTTACTCTGATTGAGTTGCTCGTGGTTCTGGCGGTGCTCGCTGTCTTTGTAGCCCTCGGTATTCCATCCTTTAATTCTGTGTTTGATCGCCACCGCGTCACCGGTGCGGCGCAGGCGCTCTATGCCGATCTGCAGTATGCACGGGCCGAGTCCATCAAACGCAATATAGATGTGGCAGTGAACTTTAATACGGGGGCCTGGTGTTACGGCTTGACGGATACAGCACCGTTTTCGGACTGTGATTGTAGCACCGCGAGTGCTGCCAACTGCACGGTCAATGGCCAGCAGTACATAGTGACAGATGAGCGTTTTCCCGGCGTATCCATGGCCTCCAGTCTTTCAGGCGGGTCGGTGAGTTTCGACCCGACCCGTGGCACGCTCTCCCCAAGTGGCAATATCAGTTTCACGGGTGATGCGGCGGAACAGGTGCGGGTGACGACCTATTTCATCGGGCGCGTGCGGCTCTGCTCGCCGACAGGTTATGCGGGTTACAAGTCATGCTAG
- a CDS encoding PilW family protein: MLVRQRGISLIELMIAMLLGLLVSAIVIGMFSMTVGSTRQAITNIRLNQELRTVMDLMVRDLRRAGYWNGALAASNPYASITDAGAPAAVYAAAGSATYLNTTTAGDSGQCVILGYDTDNAGASTATKLIGYRLDTVTDAVEVLWANSFATPAHCNMGSWDNLTDEQAIKVTALTFTPEQSPASFAAATVRNLTITLTAESLSDAKIKTTITDQVRIRADL, translated from the coding sequence ATGCTAGTGCGCCAGCGCGGTATCTCACTGATCGAACTGATGATCGCCATGCTGCTGGGGCTGCTGGTGTCCGCCATCGTGATTGGCATGTTCAGCATGACGGTGGGCAGCACCAGGCAGGCGATCACGAACATCCGCCTGAACCAGGAACTGCGCACCGTGATGGACCTGATGGTGCGGGACCTGCGCAGGGCCGGGTACTGGAACGGTGCCCTGGCCGCCAGCAACCCCTATGCCTCCATCACCGATGCCGGTGCGCCGGCTGCGGTTTATGCGGCGGCGGGCTCGGCCACTTACCTGAATACAACCACGGCGGGTGACAGCGGCCAGTGTGTGATTCTTGGCTACGACACCGATAACGCCGGTGCCAGTACTGCTACCAAACTGATCGGCTATCGGCTCGATACGGTAACCGATGCGGTCGAGGTGCTCTGGGCTAACTCGTTCGCGACCCCGGCCCACTGCAACATGGGAAGCTGGGATAACCTGACGGATGAGCAGGCCATAAAAGTTACGGCGCTGACGTTCACGCCGGAACAAAGCCCGGCGTCATTTGCGGCGGCGACGGTACGCAATCTGACTATTACGCTAACGGCTGAGTCGCTCAGCGATGCAAAAATTAAAACGACGATTACGGATCAGGTGCGTATTCGCGCCGATCTGTAG
- a CDS encoding pilus assembly PilX N-terminal domain-containing protein, translating to MKGRQTGAATLFVTVIILALLTVIAAVSAKIGMFELKTSSNTNRAKEALHAGQGGLDYGAIRYLDDASWAGESLEMPFGGPGASVSVSAVTGTDSVVLNAVGESVDTTGLARVEEKFARVPVIDVGELPPLMANGNFPPTGSLSIVTNPNGGGTGVPVSGWVEDGTKTGTASWQTCNVDEWLYEDQNAAKVKSAQSDGFVLCHTCKCSQAINPICKAQDVTDADECPDIVVNTAGIPDVFQNLFGALPTDTDANGTDDWEEFMNAVAKVKLSNCAGLGPNSGDQFYSGGVATQLPLIWVEGDCTIPANTEVGSYAAPFILFVHGDLTISANSVFYGIAFGFSDKYSNPPAAEANALEIRGGAIVYGVVLTTDTVTSPTGNYTLVYSEKLLEKITGVDDTFDELARYPGSWTDTK from the coding sequence ATGAAAGGTCGTCAAACGGGTGCGGCGACGCTGTTTGTTACCGTCATCATCTTGGCATTGCTCACCGTAATTGCCGCGGTCAGCGCCAAGATTGGCATGTTCGAGCTCAAAACCTCATCCAATACCAACCGCGCCAAGGAAGCCCTGCACGCCGGCCAGGGCGGGCTGGATTACGGTGCGATACGTTACCTGGATGATGCCAGCTGGGCGGGTGAAAGCCTGGAAATGCCCTTTGGCGGTCCGGGCGCAAGCGTGTCGGTGTCTGCGGTCACGGGTACGGATTCGGTGGTGTTGAATGCGGTGGGTGAATCGGTCGATACCACCGGGCTGGCCCGGGTCGAGGAAAAGTTTGCCCGTGTGCCGGTAATTGATGTAGGTGAGCTGCCCCCCCTGATGGCGAACGGTAACTTTCCTCCTACCGGCTCGCTGTCCATCGTAACCAATCCTAACGGGGGGGGAACGGGAGTGCCCGTCTCAGGGTGGGTGGAAGATGGTACGAAAACGGGGACGGCAAGTTGGCAGACCTGTAATGTTGATGAGTGGCTGTATGAAGACCAGAATGCCGCCAAGGTGAAATCAGCGCAAAGTGATGGCTTTGTGTTGTGCCATACCTGCAAGTGTTCCCAGGCGATCAACCCGATATGCAAGGCTCAGGACGTAACTGATGCTGATGAATGTCCGGATATTGTTGTGAATACAGCAGGAATCCCTGATGTATTTCAGAATCTTTTTGGGGCTTTGCCGACAGATACTGACGCCAATGGTACGGACGACTGGGAAGAGTTCATGAACGCTGTTGCTAAGGTCAAGCTTTCCAATTGTGCTGGTTTGGGGCCTAATTCCGGCGACCAGTTTTATAGCGGTGGCGTGGCCACCCAGCTGCCTCTGATATGGGTTGAAGGTGACTGTACGATTCCAGCCAATACGGAAGTGGGCAGCTATGCGGCACCCTTTATACTGTTCGTGCATGGTGATTTAACTATTAGCGCGAACTCTGTTTTCTACGGAATAGCCTTCGGTTTTTCAGATAAGTACAGTAACCCTCCAGCCGCTGAAGCTAATGCGCTTGAAATTCGCGGTGGCGCCATAGTGTATGGTGTAGTGCTTACGACAGACACGGTTACGAGCCCCACGGGTAACTATACCTTGGTGTATTCCGAGAAGCTGCTGGAAAAAATTACGGGCGTAGATGATACGTTTGATGAGCTGGCACGTTATCCCGGCAGCTGGACGGATACAAAATAG
- a CDS encoding prepilin-type N-terminal cleavage/methylation domain-containing protein: protein MTSLTRNPGKLRSRGFTLIEVLISLIVAVIGIVAILQLQGVFLSTASDSQQRALATAVAEKKLEELRGFDSIATTSSSLSSFDAIDSGTGTETVTAGSTDYTFDLAWTVTPYAVSSGTVSLASAANAQFKNVTLNVSWGTGAANSLSLSSVIGAINPQLSKFIDKVGLGGETPQVAYTPGLAPDIIAIDLGDGTKKETSKPLPEVSQKGTSNIVKFEVVTYDTQYRAITEDFVTLNCVCKLAGTGSGLSPAKTIYNATTKSLETDYSYTPVTKQIGAVYNSGATNDQPDLCTRCCRDHHDNDSGTDNSYRWYWPGVGDASQATYFNTGTGDHRHYNSTDGITFTEAVNLNDIYRETCRFKRVDGIYRLMQDWKQHDITVMPYNYLASGATGNTKYKTYVTNYLDQLLTSGNFSTPVSVAKPTGRNLVSGEMGTVTQGSTTQLLSRSIYVDPLTSSAITAIQNIRAASGAWLSLVPFYEINSVLLSNWSSTNTTAATVANDGVVTVVDPALNYYGSYNRGLVSAMAAGTTSVAAASLVTNTGVIGHRDAANVSLATDGLYDTTVNQRTDGITVTVVGAGHISGTFSCIRSGGGACNGQNIPAYTSLNITANGTACTKTKQGNTWTWDCLVPTGWVGNVTFSYTGYTFKNVGSTDTASSPYNLSATEPGSGFDILITIP, encoded by the coding sequence ATGACATCTTTAACTCGTAACCCGGGGAAATTACGTAGCCGGGGTTTTACACTGATCGAAGTGCTGATTTCACTGATTGTTGCGGTGATCGGTATAGTAGCAATTTTGCAATTGCAGGGTGTTTTTTTGAGCACCGCGTCGGATTCACAGCAGCGAGCGCTGGCGACGGCCGTGGCGGAAAAGAAGCTGGAGGAGCTGCGTGGGTTTGATTCGATTGCGACCACCAGTAGCAGCCTGAGCAGCTTTGATGCTATTGACAGTGGTACAGGTACGGAAACGGTTACGGCGGGATCGACAGATTACACCTTTGACCTGGCCTGGACGGTTACGCCCTATGCAGTATCCAGCGGTACGGTCAGCCTGGCGTCCGCTGCCAATGCGCAGTTCAAGAATGTCACCCTTAATGTCAGTTGGGGTACTGGCGCAGCTAACAGTTTATCGCTGTCGTCAGTGATCGGTGCCATTAATCCGCAGCTGTCGAAGTTTATCGATAAAGTCGGTCTGGGTGGTGAGACACCGCAGGTGGCTTATACGCCGGGGCTGGCACCGGATATTATTGCCATTGATTTGGGTGATGGTACCAAGAAAGAAACCAGCAAGCCCCTGCCTGAAGTCTCACAGAAAGGCACCAGTAATATTGTAAAATTTGAAGTTGTAACCTACGACACGCAATATAGGGCAATAACTGAAGATTTTGTAACTTTGAATTGCGTATGCAAGCTTGCCGGTACAGGCTCAGGGCTGTCACCGGCAAAAACTATTTATAACGCTACCACCAAATCACTCGAAACGGATTACTCCTATACCCCAGTCACCAAGCAGATCGGTGCTGTTTATAATAGTGGCGCGACCAATGATCAACCGGATCTCTGTACCCGCTGTTGTCGCGATCATCATGATAACGACAGTGGTACGGATAACAGTTATCGCTGGTACTGGCCTGGGGTTGGGGACGCTTCCCAAGCGACTTATTTTAATACCGGAACAGGCGATCATCGTCACTACAATAGTACGGATGGAATTACTTTTACAGAAGCGGTTAATTTAAATGATATTTACCGTGAAACCTGCCGTTTTAAGCGCGTAGATGGTATCTACCGTCTGATGCAGGACTGGAAACAACACGACATTACCGTGATGCCTTACAACTATCTGGCGTCTGGAGCTACGGGAAATACGAAATACAAAACTTACGTCACCAACTATCTTGATCAGTTGCTGACCAGTGGCAACTTTAGCACGCCAGTATCCGTCGCCAAGCCGACAGGGAGGAACTTGGTCAGCGGAGAAATGGGAACTGTTACGCAGGGCTCAACAACCCAGCTCTTGTCACGGTCAATTTATGTCGACCCGTTAACGTCCAGTGCAATAACAGCCATTCAAAACATCAGAGCTGCGTCTGGGGCCTGGTTGAGCCTGGTACCATTCTATGAAATCAACTCTGTATTGCTGTCTAACTGGTCAAGTACGAATACGACTGCAGCTACAGTGGCGAATGATGGAGTTGTCACGGTTGTGGATCCCGCCCTCAATTACTATGGCAGTTACAATCGTGGGCTTGTTTCCGCCATGGCGGCGGGCACGACCAGTGTGGCAGCAGCCTCCCTTGTCACTAATACCGGCGTGATTGGGCATCGCGATGCAGCCAATGTCAGTTTGGCAACCGATGGGCTTTACGATACAACGGTTAATCAACGCACAGACGGAATTACAGTGACGGTTGTCGGAGCTGGTCATATTTCAGGTACTTTCTCCTGTATTCGATCGGGGGGGGGAGCTTGCAATGGTCAAAACATTCCAGCTTATACAAGTCTTAATATTACGGCCAATGGTACGGCTTGCACTAAAACCAAACAGGGGAATACTTGGACGTGGGACTGTCTGGTACCTACTGGATGGGTTGGTAATGTCACGTTCAGTTACACCGGCTATACCTTTAAAAATGTAGGCAGTACAGATACTGCTTCTTCGCCTTATAATCTGTCTGCAACTGAACCTGGCTCGGGTTTTGATATCTTGATTACGATCCCCTGA
- the thiO gene encoding glycine oxidase ThiO, translated as MSDFLILGGGVMGMLTARELAQAGASVTLVERGACGRESTWAGGGIVSPLYPWRYREPVTQLATWSQGSYVHLAQDLLEETGIDPELRQKGMFMVAVDDAADALAWAQRYQRPMQQVDADFLYRKESNLRPGHTQALWMPEVASIRNPRLGKSLRRSLELNPRVELIEQAGDAKLLLESERVCGVRTERGEYRAGQTVLAAGAWTATLLAQLGIELPVEPVKGQMMLFKAPVGLVNRVVLQGGRYLIPRNDGRILVGSTLERVGFDKQTTEQARESLYHSALDILPALENYPVEHHWAGLRPGSPEGIPYIGAVPGLEGLHVNAGQYRNGLVLAPASTRLMADLLLKRSPIIDPAPYSVSAQHPCTGVDR; from the coding sequence ATGTCGGATTTCTTGATTCTGGGTGGCGGCGTGATGGGGATGCTCACGGCGCGCGAACTGGCCCAGGCCGGGGCCTCGGTGACCCTGGTCGAACGTGGGGCCTGCGGGCGCGAGTCCACCTGGGCCGGTGGTGGTATTGTGTCGCCGCTCTATCCCTGGCGCTACCGGGAACCGGTAACGCAGCTGGCGACCTGGTCCCAGGGCAGCTATGTGCACCTGGCGCAGGATCTGCTGGAGGAAACCGGCATAGATCCTGAGCTGCGTCAGAAGGGCATGTTCATGGTGGCGGTGGATGATGCAGCAGACGCCCTGGCCTGGGCACAGCGTTACCAGCGCCCCATGCAGCAGGTGGACGCGGACTTCCTTTATCGCAAGGAATCGAACCTGCGCCCGGGGCACACTCAGGCGCTCTGGATGCCGGAAGTGGCCAGCATTCGTAACCCCCGTTTAGGCAAGTCGCTGCGGCGCAGCCTGGAGCTGAACCCGCGTGTTGAATTGATCGAGCAGGCCGGTGATGCCAAGCTGCTGCTCGAATCCGAGCGCGTCTGCGGTGTACGCACCGAGCGGGGCGAGTACCGGGCCGGGCAGACGGTGCTGGCCGCTGGCGCCTGGACGGCGACCCTGCTGGCGCAACTGGGTATTGAACTGCCGGTTGAGCCGGTTAAAGGCCAGATGATGCTGTTCAAGGCGCCGGTTGGGCTGGTGAACCGCGTGGTGCTGCAGGGCGGACGCTACCTGATCCCCCGCAACGATGGCCGCATCCTGGTGGGCAGTACGCTGGAGCGGGTGGGTTTCGACAAGCAAACCACCGAGCAGGCGCGGGAGTCCCTGTACCACAGCGCACTGGATATACTGCCGGCGCTGGAAAATTATCCCGTTGAACATCACTGGGCGGGGCTAAGGCCCGGTTCGCCCGAAGGCATTCCCTATATCGGTGCGGTGCCCGGGCTTGAGGGCCTGCATGTCAATGCCGGACAATACCGCAACGGCCTGGTGCTGGCGCCGGCCTCGACCCGGCTGATGGCGGATCTGTTGCTCAAGCGCAGCCCCATTATTGATCCGGCCCCTTACAGTGTTTCGGCACAGCACCCCTGCACCGGGGTGGATCGCTGA